The following proteins come from a genomic window of Heyndrickxia acidicola:
- the glyQ gene encoding glycine--tRNA ligase subunit alpha gives MNIQNMIVTLQKHWSEQGCLLMQSYDVEKGAGTMSPYTFLRAIGPEPWKVAYVEPSRRPADGRYGENPNRLYQHHQFQVIIKPSPDNIQELYLQSLEKLGINPLEHDIRFVEDNWENPSLGCAGLGWEVWLDGMEITQFTYFQQVGGLECKPVSVEITYGIERLASYIQDKENVFDLEWTEGFTYRDIFYQPEYEHSKYAFETSNQEMLFDLFNVYEKEAIAQMEEGLVHPAYDYVLKCSHVFNLLDAKGAISVTERTSYIGRMRTLARKVAKTFYAEREKLGFPMLKQGESENHE, from the coding sequence ATGAATATTCAAAATATGATCGTAACCTTGCAAAAGCATTGGTCTGAACAGGGCTGCCTGCTCATGCAATCATACGATGTTGAAAAAGGTGCAGGGACTATGAGTCCGTATACATTCTTAAGGGCAATCGGGCCTGAGCCATGGAAAGTAGCATATGTAGAGCCATCCAGGAGACCGGCAGACGGCCGTTATGGAGAAAATCCTAACAGGCTTTATCAGCATCATCAATTTCAGGTTATTATTAAGCCGTCTCCCGATAACATTCAAGAGCTTTATTTACAATCATTAGAGAAGCTTGGTATTAATCCGTTAGAACATGATATACGATTTGTTGAAGACAACTGGGAAAATCCTTCTCTGGGCTGTGCAGGACTGGGCTGGGAAGTATGGCTCGATGGAATGGAAATCACTCAATTTACCTATTTTCAGCAAGTAGGGGGATTAGAGTGTAAACCCGTATCGGTTGAAATTACCTACGGAATTGAACGTCTGGCGTCTTACATTCAAGATAAAGAGAATGTTTTCGATCTAGAATGGACCGAAGGCTTTACTTATCGTGATATTTTCTATCAGCCTGAATATGAGCATTCCAAGTATGCGTTTGAAACATCTAATCAAGAAATGCTATTTGATTTGTTTAATGTATATGAAAAAGAAGCGATTGCACAGATGGAAGAAGGATTGGTCCATCCAGCATATGATTATGTTCTAAAGTGCTCTCATGTCTTTAATCTTCTCGATGCAAAAGGAGCCATTTCTGTTACCGAAAGAACGTCTTATATTGGCAGAATGAGAACTTTGGCACGTAAAGTAGCCAAAACCTTTTATGCAGAACGGGAGAAACTTGGATTTCCAATGCTAAAACAGGGGGAGAGTGAAAATCATGAGTAA
- the glyS gene encoding glycine--tRNA ligase subunit beta, with the protein MSKRDFLLEVGLEEMPARFVTDAMNQLNQKLEKWLEENKISFSEVISFSSPRRLAVLVKGMAESQEDIHEEAKGPAKKIAQDESGNWSKAAIGFCRGQGMSTDDIYFKEIKGVEYAHVKKFIKGQKTASLLPNVEQLITSLNFPKNMKWADYDLRFIRPIKWLVALFGKDVIPFEITNVSSDRITYGHRFLGHETEIHEPSEYEALMLKQYVVVDPKVRKESILEQLHQLEKQNNWVIPVDEDLLEEVTNLVEYPTALYGTFNEDFLRLPEQILITSMKEHQRYFPVKDHNGNLLPFFVTVRNGDDQHLDKVAKGNEKVLRARLSDADFFFNEDQKLKISDALKKLETIVYHEKIGTLSEKVGRIRSLTGEIASLVGVSTQEKSLADRAAEICKFDLVTQVVYEFPELQGFMGEKYALQKGEAKEVAAAINEHYKPRDAEDTPASTVIGAIVGIADKLDTIVSSFAIDIIPTGSQDPFALRRQASGIVQTLLEKNWEISLEELLKTAIRVVTTSGIGSKNEAVLFEELKSFFKLRLKYLLQENQIRYDIIEAILNSPLDSVPAFLERASVLNKEKDREDFKQEIEALSRVLNIASKAENVKEIDSGLFETPQEQELYNRYLEIAHSTDSERNMEKVFKDLAALTPVINDYFDNTMVMANDVRVKENRLSQMRSLADIIERFASLNEIIVK; encoded by the coding sequence ATGAGTAAGCGCGATTTTTTATTGGAAGTTGGTTTAGAAGAAATGCCTGCACGATTTGTGACGGATGCCATGAATCAATTAAACCAAAAACTCGAAAAATGGCTTGAAGAGAATAAAATTTCTTTTTCCGAAGTCATAAGCTTTTCGTCTCCAAGAAGACTAGCGGTTCTTGTCAAAGGAATGGCGGAATCACAAGAAGATATTCATGAAGAAGCAAAGGGACCAGCCAAGAAAATTGCTCAGGATGAAAGCGGCAATTGGTCAAAGGCAGCAATCGGTTTTTGCCGGGGACAGGGAATGTCAACGGACGATATATATTTTAAAGAAATAAAGGGTGTAGAATATGCCCATGTTAAAAAATTTATAAAAGGTCAAAAAACAGCTTCTCTTTTACCGAACGTAGAACAGTTAATTACCAGCTTGAATTTTCCAAAGAATATGAAGTGGGCAGATTATGATCTTCGTTTCATCCGTCCAATCAAATGGCTGGTAGCTTTATTCGGAAAAGATGTGATTCCTTTTGAAATTACAAATGTATCCTCTGACCGCATCACATACGGACATCGATTCCTTGGACATGAAACAGAAATTCATGAGCCTTCTGAATACGAAGCGCTTATGCTGAAGCAATACGTAGTTGTCGATCCAAAAGTAAGGAAAGAATCTATTCTGGAGCAGCTTCATCAGCTGGAGAAACAGAATAATTGGGTTATCCCAGTGGATGAAGATTTGCTGGAAGAGGTAACAAACCTGGTGGAATATCCAACTGCCTTATATGGAACCTTTAATGAGGATTTCCTAAGATTGCCTGAACAAATTCTCATCACTTCCATGAAGGAACATCAAAGGTACTTTCCGGTGAAAGACCACAACGGAAATCTTCTTCCATTCTTTGTAACAGTTCGCAATGGTGACGATCAGCATCTTGATAAAGTAGCGAAAGGCAATGAGAAAGTGCTGCGGGCACGCTTATCGGATGCAGATTTCTTCTTTAATGAAGATCAAAAGCTAAAGATCTCCGATGCCCTTAAAAAGTTGGAAACCATTGTCTATCATGAGAAAATTGGTACACTCTCCGAAAAAGTTGGCCGTATCCGAAGCCTTACTGGGGAAATAGCGTCTTTAGTAGGAGTATCCACTCAGGAAAAATCACTTGCTGACAGAGCAGCTGAAATTTGTAAGTTTGACCTTGTGACGCAAGTAGTTTATGAATTCCCTGAACTGCAAGGGTTTATGGGAGAAAAATACGCCCTTCAAAAAGGAGAAGCAAAAGAAGTTGCTGCGGCTATTAATGAACATTACAAGCCGCGTGATGCAGAAGACACTCCTGCTTCTACAGTGATTGGAGCAATCGTAGGGATAGCTGATAAGCTTGATACGATTGTTTCGAGTTTTGCCATTGATATCATTCCAACGGGTTCTCAGGATCCTTTTGCACTGAGAAGACAGGCTTCTGGTATTGTCCAAACGCTCTTGGAGAAGAATTGGGAGATTTCACTTGAAGAGCTTTTGAAGACAGCTATCCGTGTTGTTACGACTAGCGGCATTGGCAGCAAAAATGAAGCTGTGTTATTTGAAGAATTAAAATCATTCTTTAAGCTGCGTTTAAAATACTTGTTACAAGAAAACCAAATCAGATATGATATTATAGAGGCTATACTAAATAGCCCGCTTGATTCCGTACCTGCCTTCCTTGAGCGTGCTTCCGTATTGAATAAAGAAAAAGACAGGGAAGACTTTAAACAGGAGATTGAGGCTTTAAGCAGGGTTTTAAACATTGCAAGTAAAGCAGAAAATGTGAAAGAAATAGATTCAGGTTTGTTTGAAACTCCCCAGGAGCAGGAGCTGTATAACCGTTATCTTGAGATAGCACACAGTACAGATTCAGAACGAAATATGGAAAAGGTGTTTAAAGATCTGGCCGCCCTGACTCCTGTGATCAATGATTATTTTGACAACACGATGGTAATGGCAAATGATGTGAGGGTAAAAGAAAACAGGCTTTCGCAAATGCGCAGTCTTGCCGACATCATTGAACGCTTTGCATCACTGAATGAAATTATAGTGAAGTAA
- a CDS encoding helix-turn-helix transcriptional regulator, whose product MVGTIQLNSRQERILQIVKDNGPITGEHIADQLNLTRATLRPDLAILTMAGYLDARPRVGYFYTGKTKTQLLTENLNNIFVKDFQSLPVVVKENVSVYDAIVTVFLEDVGTLFVVDENSCLVGVLSRKDLLRASIGKHELSSLPVNIIMTRMPNITVCQKEDLLIEVAKNLIEKQIDSVPVVKESEAGFEVIGRVTKTNITKAFVALADDDL is encoded by the coding sequence GTGGTGGGGACAATACAATTAAATAGCCGGCAAGAACGAATTTTACAAATTGTAAAAGACAATGGTCCGATAACAGGAGAACATATCGCGGACCAATTGAATCTTACGAGAGCAACACTTCGCCCGGATTTGGCCATTTTGACAATGGCTGGATATCTGGATGCTCGTCCTCGTGTCGGGTACTTTTATACAGGGAAAACGAAAACACAGCTTTTAACAGAGAACCTGAATAATATTTTTGTGAAGGACTTCCAATCCCTTCCTGTTGTGGTGAAAGAAAATGTGTCTGTGTACGACGCAATTGTTACCGTTTTTTTGGAGGATGTAGGAACCCTTTTTGTTGTTGACGAAAATTCCTGCTTAGTCGGTGTTCTTTCCCGTAAGGATTTGTTACGAGCAAGCATTGGGAAGCATGAACTCTCATCCCTTCCAGTGAATATAATTATGACCAGAATGCCAAATATTACGGTTTGCCAGAAGGAAGACCTTTTAATAGAGGTTGCAAAAAATTTAATAGAAAAGCAAATAGATTCTGTACCTGTTGTAAAGGAATCAGAGGCAGGATTTGAAGTGATTGGCCGCGTAACAAAAACCAATATCACAAAAGCTTTTGTTGCCCTTGCGGATGACGATTTATAG
- a CDS encoding pyruvate, water dikinase regulatory protein yields the protein MTRPFVYVVSDSVGETAELVAKAVISQFNGKDAEIKRFPYIEDFQHIDEVISLANINNGIIIYTLVKPDIRKYINNQAERYNIWTLDIIGPLMDKLQNIYGKIPLYEPGLVRKLDEDYFKKVEAIEFAVKYDDGRDPRGILKADIILIGVSRTSKTPLSQYLAHKRLKVANVPLVPEVDPPEELFKVSPEKCFGLRISPEKLNHIRKERLISLGLNDEASYANIERIKAEIEYFDKISQKIGCQVIDVTNKAVEETANIIISEVQNKR from the coding sequence ATGACAAGACCATTTGTTTATGTCGTGTCAGATTCGGTCGGTGAAACTGCGGAACTAGTAGCAAAAGCAGTAATCAGCCAATTTAACGGGAAAGATGCGGAAATCAAGCGTTTTCCATATATTGAAGATTTCCAGCACATTGATGAAGTCATTTCATTGGCGAATATTAATAATGGAATCATAATATATACATTAGTAAAGCCTGACATTAGAAAGTATATAAATAATCAGGCTGAACGCTATAATATATGGACGTTGGATATTATTGGACCTTTAATGGATAAACTTCAAAACATATATGGGAAAATTCCTTTATATGAGCCGGGGCTTGTCAGAAAACTTGATGAAGATTACTTCAAAAAAGTGGAAGCCATTGAGTTTGCTGTAAAATATGACGATGGCAGGGACCCAAGAGGGATTTTAAAAGCAGACATTATTCTGATTGGTGTTTCCAGAACATCCAAAACGCCGCTGTCACAATATTTGGCCCATAAGCGCTTGAAAGTGGCGAACGTGCCTCTTGTTCCGGAAGTAGACCCGCCAGAGGAATTATTCAAAGTATCGCCTGAAAAATGCTTCGGATTAAGAATCAGTCCGGAAAAACTAAACCATATAAGGAAAGAAAGGCTGATTTCCTTAGGCTTGAATGATGAAGCAAGCTATGCAAATATTGAACGTATTAAAGCTGAAATAGAATATTTTGATAAGATATCCCAAAAAATTGGCTGCCAGGTCATCGATGTAACCAATAAAGCTGTGGAAGAAACGGCTAATATTATTATTAGCGAGGTACAAAACAAACGATAG
- a CDS encoding YaiI/YqxD family protein has product MFVDADSCPVKNEIAHISMEFRLHVVFVASYAHKTAESQYGKWIYVDPDKESADLYILNHVRKYDVVVTQDIGLASMLLPKRVYSISPRGREYKEDMIATALDLRYLSAKARRQGKYDKGPKAFKTEDRKAFTKKFAEILSKIVSGERNI; this is encoded by the coding sequence ATATTTGTTGACGCTGATTCCTGCCCTGTTAAAAACGAAATTGCTCATATTTCAATGGAATTTCGTTTGCATGTTGTCTTTGTAGCATCCTATGCTCATAAGACTGCAGAATCCCAATATGGAAAATGGATATATGTTGACCCTGATAAGGAATCTGCGGATCTTTATATCCTGAACCATGTAAGGAAATATGATGTTGTGGTCACACAGGATATCGGATTAGCCAGCATGCTTCTTCCAAAAAGGGTTTATTCCATATCTCCCAGGGGAAGGGAATATAAGGAAGATATGATAGCGACAGCGCTTGATCTAAGATATTTGTCCGCAAAAGCAAGGCGGCAAGGCAAATATGACAAAGGGCCAAAAGCGTTTAAGACGGAGGATCGAAAGGCTTTTACAAAAAAGTTCGCTGAGATTTTGTCGAAAATTGTAAGCGGAGAAAGAAACATTTAA
- the dnaG gene encoding DNA primase: protein MAGMIPDEKINQIRQANDIVDVIGDYIHLKKQGRNYFGLCPFHGENTPSFSVSADKQIYHCFGCGMGGNVFSFIMDIDGASFQEAVVKLAERADIDIGVTLGDQDAGSARVSSEARQMIEAHELLRKFYHHLLINTKEGQHALEYLLERGFTKESIDKFQIGYALPTWDFTVKLLQKRGYSLSVLEKAGLIIKREEENSFFDRFRNRIMFPILDPKGVPVAFAGRAIEKNDQPKYLNSPETDIFNKSSILYNWNHARSSIKKQQQIILFEGFADVISADRAGIHNGVATMGTSLTDQHVQLIRRTTDSVVISYDSDKAGTDAAYRAAEMLIKNGCQVKIARMRDGLDPDEYIKKFGPEKFQHDVIGGSLTFMAFKMQYFRMGKNLQNEGEKLQYIEEIIKEIAKLEKAIEREHYMKQLADEFDISLEALSAQQQQVYFKEKKKNPNGYQEIKPNRIYIQNESKLFPAHHNAERCLLAHMLRDDQLAFKINDMLQGSTFHYDEHQAVFTYLLGYYEDGNEPSASSFLNYLPDEKLRRVVTNIEMMSLNLEISEGELEDYVKQVLKQHKMLKIKEKENDQKAAERENDLARALHLANEIIQLRKTL, encoded by the coding sequence GTGGCAGGAATGATTCCTGATGAAAAAATCAATCAGATACGACAAGCAAATGATATTGTAGATGTAATAGGAGATTATATTCATCTAAAAAAACAAGGCCGAAATTATTTTGGCTTATGTCCATTCCATGGTGAGAATACACCTTCCTTTTCTGTTTCAGCAGATAAACAAATTTACCACTGCTTTGGCTGCGGAATGGGAGGAAATGTTTTTTCCTTTATTATGGATATTGACGGTGCAAGCTTTCAAGAAGCCGTTGTTAAACTGGCCGAAAGAGCCGATATCGATATTGGCGTGACTCTCGGTGATCAAGACGCAGGCAGCGCAAGGGTTTCAAGTGAAGCCAGGCAAATGATTGAAGCACATGAGTTGTTACGTAAATTCTACCATCATTTGTTAATAAATACAAAAGAGGGCCAGCACGCACTAGAGTATTTATTAGAAAGAGGTTTTACAAAAGAGAGCATCGATAAATTTCAAATAGGCTATGCATTGCCCACCTGGGATTTTACTGTGAAGCTCTTGCAAAAGCGGGGATATTCCTTATCAGTCTTGGAAAAGGCAGGCTTAATCATTAAGCGTGAAGAGGAAAATTCTTTTTTTGACCGGTTCCGAAATAGGATAATGTTCCCGATATTGGATCCTAAAGGAGTACCGGTGGCATTTGCTGGCCGTGCGATTGAAAAAAATGATCAGCCGAAGTACTTAAATAGTCCTGAAACAGATATATTTAATAAAAGTTCCATCCTTTATAACTGGAACCATGCCCGAAGCTCCATTAAAAAACAGCAGCAGATCATTCTCTTTGAAGGATTTGCAGACGTTATATCTGCTGATAGGGCAGGTATTCATAATGGGGTAGCAACTATGGGTACATCCCTCACGGATCAGCATGTGCAGCTTATCCGCCGTACTACTGATTCCGTTGTTATAAGCTACGATTCCGATAAGGCAGGGACCGATGCAGCATACAGAGCAGCTGAAATGCTGATAAAAAATGGCTGCCAGGTGAAGATTGCCAGGATGCGGGATGGCCTTGATCCTGATGAGTATATTAAAAAATTTGGACCTGAAAAATTCCAGCATGATGTAATTGGCGGGAGCCTTACGTTCATGGCGTTTAAAATGCAGTATTTTCGTATGGGAAAAAATCTTCAAAATGAAGGAGAAAAACTGCAGTATATAGAAGAAATAATTAAAGAAATAGCTAAGCTGGAGAAAGCCATAGAGCGCGAGCATTATATGAAACAGCTTGCAGACGAATTTGATATTTCGCTGGAAGCATTAAGCGCTCAGCAACAGCAGGTTTATTTCAAGGAAAAGAAAAAAAATCCAAACGGATATCAAGAAATAAAGCCTAACCGAATATATATACAGAATGAATCAAAGCTTTTTCCAGCCCATCATAATGCGGAGAGGTGCTTGCTTGCACACATGCTGCGTGATGACCAGCTGGCTTTTAAAATAAATGACATGCTGCAAGGTTCCACGTTTCACTATGATGAGCACCAGGCCGTTTTTACCTATCTTCTTGGATATTATGAAGACGGAAACGAGCCGAGCGCCAGTTCATTTTTGAATTATTTACCAGACGAAAAGCTTCGCAGAGTCGTTACAAATATCGAAATGATGTCTTTAAACCTTGAAATAAGCGAAGGCGAACTTGAAGACTATGTGAAGCAAGTGTTGAAACAACATAAAATGTTAAAGATAAAAGAAAAAGAAAACGACCAAAAAGCAGCCGAGAGGGAAAATGACTTGGCAAGGGCTTTGCATCTGGCAAACGAAATTATTCAGCTTCGCAAGACTTTATAG
- the rpoD gene encoding RNA polymerase sigma factor RpoD → MAEKSARSKEVESELTVDQAKEQLIERGKQRGTITYEVISGKLSHFELDSDQMDEFYEQLGEQGIEILEDNDEDDEDAPDLLELEKDDEEEFDLNDLSVPPGVKINDPVRMYLKEIGRVDLLSAKEEIELAKRIEQGDEEAKRRLAEANLRLVVSIAKRYVGRGMLFLDLIQEGNMGLIKAVEKFDYQKGYKFSTYATWWIRQAITRAIADQARTIRIPVHMVETINKLIRVQRQLLQDLGREPSPEEIAEEMDLTPEKVREILKIAQEPVSLETPIGEEDDSHLGDFIEDQDATSPSEHAAYELLKEQLEDVLDTLTDREENVLRLRFGLDDGRTRTLEEVGKVFGVTRERIRQIEAKALRKLRHPSRSKRLKDFLE, encoded by the coding sequence ATGGCTGAAAAATCAGCTCGTTCCAAAGAAGTAGAATCAGAATTAACAGTAGATCAAGCAAAAGAGCAGTTAATTGAACGCGGTAAACAGCGCGGTACTATAACATACGAGGTCATTTCAGGAAAGTTAAGTCATTTTGAACTGGACTCTGATCAAATGGATGAATTTTATGAACAATTAGGTGAGCAGGGCATTGAAATTCTTGAAGATAATGATGAAGATGATGAGGATGCACCTGACCTTCTTGAATTAGAAAAAGATGATGAAGAAGAATTTGATCTTAATGACTTAAGCGTTCCTCCGGGTGTGAAAATTAATGATCCAGTCCGTATGTACCTAAAAGAAATTGGACGTGTAGATCTTCTTTCAGCTAAAGAAGAAATCGAATTGGCAAAGCGTATTGAGCAAGGAGACGAAGAAGCAAAAAGACGTCTTGCAGAAGCAAACCTGCGTCTTGTTGTCAGTATTGCTAAAAGATACGTTGGACGTGGAATGTTATTCCTTGACTTAATTCAGGAAGGTAACATGGGCCTAATAAAAGCCGTTGAGAAATTTGATTATCAAAAAGGATATAAATTCAGTACGTATGCAACATGGTGGATTCGCCAGGCGATTACTCGTGCTATTGCCGATCAGGCAAGAACCATCCGTATACCGGTTCATATGGTTGAGACAATAAACAAGTTAATACGTGTACAGCGACAGCTGCTTCAGGATCTTGGGAGAGAACCTTCACCTGAAGAAATTGCGGAAGAAATGGATCTGACTCCTGAAAAGGTTCGTGAGATTTTGAAAATCGCACAGGAGCCTGTTTCTCTTGAAACACCAATTGGTGAAGAAGACGATTCCCATCTTGGAGACTTTATTGAAGATCAGGATGCTACATCTCCTTCTGAGCATGCGGCCTATGAGTTGTTGAAAGAGCAGCTGGAGGACGTTCTGGATACTTTAACAGATCGCGAAGAGAATGTGCTTCGTCTCCGTTTTGGACTGGATGATGGCCGTACTAGAACACTTGAGGAAGTAGGCAAGGTGTTTGGTGTAACTCGTGAGCGTATCCGCCAAATTGAGGCAAAAGCACTTCGTAAATTACGCCATCCAAGCAGAAGCAAAAGACTGAAGGACTTTTTAGAGTAA
- a CDS encoding acyl-CoA dehydrogenase family protein, producing the protein MNFDLNDEQIMIQRTIRDFSNEVVADGVIERDINKEFPREIFRQLGEMGMMGLPFPEEYGGAGGDTVSFAIVVEELSRVCGSTGITYSAHISLGGAPINLFGTDEQKKKYLVPICSGESLGAFGLTEPNAGSDAGGTKTTADASGDDFIINGNKCFITNASYAKHLALTAITGVNEGKKEISAIIVPTDASGFSVIDNYEKMGLHSSNTTELVLEDVRVPKENLLGKKGNGFKQFLVTLDGGRIGIGAMAVGIAQGAYEKTLQYVKERKQFGRPLASFQITQFKIADMAMKIELARNMVYKAAWLKDQGRPYSKEASMCKLFASEVCMEITNQAVQLHGGNGYMKDYHVERMMRDAKLLEIGEGTSEVQRMVISREVGCY; encoded by the coding sequence ATGAATTTTGATCTTAACGATGAACAAATCATGATACAAAGGACCATACGCGACTTTTCAAATGAAGTGGTGGCTGACGGTGTTATTGAACGTGATATAAACAAGGAATTTCCAAGAGAAATTTTTAGACAACTGGGAGAAATGGGTATGATGGGGCTTCCTTTTCCTGAGGAATATGGAGGGGCTGGAGGAGATACCGTCAGCTTTGCAATCGTGGTAGAAGAGCTTAGCCGTGTTTGCGGCTCGACTGGAATTACCTATTCAGCACATATTTCTCTTGGAGGTGCACCGATTAATCTATTTGGGACAGATGAACAGAAAAAGAAATACCTTGTACCTATCTGTTCAGGGGAATCCTTGGGAGCTTTTGGTCTAACAGAGCCGAATGCGGGGTCAGATGCTGGAGGTACGAAGACTACAGCGGATGCAAGCGGGGATGACTTTATAATTAACGGAAATAAATGCTTCATTACAAATGCAAGCTACGCAAAGCATCTTGCTTTGACCGCTATAACAGGAGTGAATGAGGGGAAAAAAGAAATTAGCGCCATTATTGTCCCTACTGATGCATCCGGTTTTTCTGTAATTGACAATTACGAAAAGATGGGGCTCCATTCTTCCAATACTACCGAACTGGTGTTAGAGGACGTTAGGGTGCCAAAGGAGAATCTACTAGGGAAAAAAGGAAACGGCTTCAAACAATTTCTCGTTACGCTGGACGGAGGAAGAATTGGTATTGGTGCTATGGCTGTAGGCATTGCACAGGGAGCCTATGAAAAGACACTGCAATATGTCAAGGAACGTAAGCAGTTCGGACGTCCATTGGCAAGCTTTCAAATTACACAATTTAAAATTGCAGATATGGCAATGAAAATTGAGCTTGCGAGAAATATGGTTTATAAAGCAGCATGGCTGAAGGATCAAGGAAGGCCGTATTCAAAAGAAGCATCCATGTGCAAGCTCTTTGCGTCAGAGGTCTGTATGGAAATTACCAATCAGGCAGTACAGCTGCATGGTGGCAACGGCTATATGAAGGACTATCATGTTGAAAGAATGATGAGAGATGCAAAACTTTTGGAAATTGGTGAAGGTACATCTGAAGTTCAACGTATGGTTATATCAAGAGAAGTAGGGTGTTATTAA
- the cccA gene encoding cytochrome c550, with translation MKRNPVTPYILIFILGIVLVFFLSIKGLNDSKEIAKGKKGGGANTEQQASAKFDPEGVAKSTCASCHGQNLEGNIGPNLHGIGKKLSLAEIKNIVVNGKGNMPKGIVQPENADAMAKYVMSLK, from the coding sequence TTGAAGCGAAATCCTGTAACTCCCTACATATTAATTTTTATTCTGGGGATCGTACTGGTTTTCTTCCTCTCCATTAAAGGACTTAATGACTCAAAAGAAATAGCGAAGGGGAAAAAAGGCGGAGGAGCAAATACCGAGCAGCAGGCAAGTGCAAAGTTTGATCCAGAAGGAGTAGCAAAATCAACCTGCGCATCATGCCATGGACAGAATTTAGAGGGGAATATCGGTCCAAATCTTCACGGAATCGGAAAGAAACTCAGCTTAGCAGAAATTAAAAATATTGTAGTAAATGGAAAAGGCAATATGCCAAAAGGGATTGTTCAACCTGAAAATGCAGATGCGATGGCTAAATATGTAATGAGCTTAAAATAA
- a CDS encoding tRNA (adenine(22)-N(1))-methyltransferase, with product MNIEKLSRRLECVYNYIPEGSTMADIGSDHAYLPCYAINHKKASFAIAGEVVEGPYQSAVDQVKRAGLQSKVSVRKGDGLDVLSPGEVDCITIAGMGGALIASILERGKEKLADSKRLVLQPNMGSEHIRSWCLQNGWDIIAEEILEEDGKIYEIIVVERALPAHVSKSLNEMEILMGPFLLEEKNEAFKKKWTQELDQWQSVLNQLDKALNSDEVLNKKKALIERIEAVKEALL from the coding sequence ATGAATATAGAAAAGCTTTCAAGAAGATTAGAATGTGTTTATAACTACATACCTGAAGGGTCCACAATGGCTGATATTGGTTCAGACCATGCCTACCTTCCGTGCTATGCCATTAATCATAAAAAGGCTTCCTTTGCTATCGCAGGCGAGGTAGTTGAAGGTCCATATCAATCTGCAGTGGACCAAGTAAAAAGAGCAGGGCTTCAATCCAAGGTATCAGTCCGCAAGGGAGACGGACTGGATGTGCTTTCTCCTGGTGAAGTTGATTGCATAACCATTGCAGGAATGGGTGGTGCGCTGATTGCTTCTATATTAGAACGCGGAAAAGAAAAACTGGCAGACTCTAAGCGTTTAGTTTTACAGCCAAATATGGGCTCAGAACATATTCGAAGCTGGTGCTTGCAGAATGGCTGGGATATTATTGCGGAAGAGATTTTGGAGGAGGATGGAAAAATCTACGAAATCATTGTCGTGGAGAGAGCACTTCCTGCGCATGTATCAAAAAGCTTAAATGAAATGGAAATCTTGATGGGCCCTTTTTTACTGGAAGAAAAAAATGAAGCTTTTAAGAAGAAGTGGACACAAGAGCTGGATCAATGGCAAAGCGTGTTAAATCAATTAGACAAAGCTCTGAATTCAGATGAGGTGTTGAATAAGAAAAAAGCCCTTATAGAGCGTATTGAAGCTGTAAAGGAGGCATTATTATGA